AAGATTTAACAAAATGATTTCCCTCTTTCCTTTGCACGCTGTTTCATAACTAGCAACCTCTGCAGAACTTATAATGGGATAAAGTATCCATAATTTTGTATCGCACCATTTATATTTGAGATATCGCACTTATAATGGACGTATTGCAGCTCTTACATATATTTGAGAGTAAGTGGATTGATTGTAGTGGCACTTTTCAGctgtacttcatttttaaagagTAGAACATACAGCTGAAAACAGAATAAAATTTTGacacagtaattgatagttataGTGGATGTACAAATACACAATTAGTACTACTGCCACAGGTATTTTTACTTTGACATGAGATGCCAGAATGCTATAATATATCATATAAATACAtagttatcatgaaccacgatagtgggttcataatagggatcacagtggaatttttgaaaatcctaatagagcagtcacctaaaaccagccttagaaagcagactcgagcacaaaacaacactcagatggcttattatcaaacactgaactcagacaaatggtgatatagcagtaaaaatggtctagacgaaatttagaaacattcaaaaattgcaaattatacgcgaattgttcatattattattcataatattattattattatgtttcactcatgtacaacCCAAAGCTTCCATTTTTTCGTGATAgctaaaaactacacagccttactcactggGTCCTTTCGCGTttccatgacccattaattaattaacccgtactccacagatcgctaaccggcctccacctagataaatttctaagttcttcttcgccattgcctgctgttccatatacggaagaagccgtagaagaacaaaattacggaatcttgtgtgctcagggatgcgtattgttcgactatagtctttataacgttaatagatggcagattgaagttttgcagcactcttttaccttacaagatcgccataatagggtctctagtgagctgcccgtcttcgctacgagaagccgtttaagtgcacatccagtttattcttctttctagccatcacagtgagtcacagtgctttgtttgtccattataagtggaagataaatggtagcgttgatatcatggctgcttttcacacgcaaaaaaaggttgggtggggtgtttattacaaccctaccatttaaaaatattttgtggtctaaccacatatcatcaacaaccgtcccatatggtatccatgtcataaacaacttacagagtgtgaagcctgacagtcttatatgggaggattgtgtgctactgtgcttatgtcagtgtaactagctactgtgtaattgtaatttctAATTTGCTTTAAATTTCTCAAGCACAGCTGTCTTATGTTACTCCTTGCTTTTGTCTACACCTATTGCTGCAAAACACTATTCCAGCAAAATCGATGCATCCCTACTTTGCATCTGTAAGTGTCCCAAGGTATTGAGACGCACActtatatacacatgtacatcatAATAGGGATTGTTTCTGACTCTGTACTGTACAGGCTTTCAGCCTTTAGCAATACATTACTCCCTTGGGaacaagacatgttcagataatctaAGAGTCctgataatcaaagcccattctttatatatgtgactgtccaGATTTATGACTTTAAAGGACAATGCAGAAGTATACTAGCAGTTTCAAATTTGGACCTGTTATTGTATAATGCAATGAaagcattgtgtgaaaattgtaggtcaatagcatactgagtTGTCAAGTTACAAGTGATTAAAGTCAAAGAACTGGacgtgtgtggaagcctggttttgtcaaacccagtcacatatacagagccctgttcaaatactctctaatcaagacacacggtagtgtgtcgtgcggcccaagaagccggcgcgccacaccgtgagtatattgacaggaagaacgaaaacgtcattttcacacctttgtatctcggtgatcacttatctgattggaaccaaatttgctacacagttgcccgccagccaagggagtcttcattccaaatttgaaggaaatcgctccagccatttccgagatacgagctgccaaagtttcgttttttgtttcttcgttttttttcttcttcttcgtcttttcgcacaattgcaaaaattgctataacacgcaaacgcgtactccgatcgccttgaaatttggcacacagaaagggagtccaaaggcgaatcctagcatcaaatttggtacaaatccgatgaatggttcaggagttatgaccgattattcgtgtaaaacaagatcgatttgttgtcacgcctacagggtaaaccgcttcatggaatgagttgaaaattgctatgtagatggagtaaccatcgtaggagtgccttttggtggttcagctacaaacaaattaccctgtagagagatcggctacaaacaaatcaaccagtagaaagatcagctacacacaaatcaacttgtagagagatcagctacaaacaaatcaccctgtagagagatcagctagaaactagtcacaatgtaaggagttcagctacaagtaaatcaccctgtagagagttcagctaaaacaaatcaacctgcagagagttcagctacaaaaaaatcaccctgtagagagttcagctagacgaagtcaccttatagagagttcagctacaaagaaaccatcatgtagagagttcggctataaagacaccaccatgtagagagtttagctgcaaacaaatcacctgtagagagttcagctacaaagaaaccatcctgtatatagttcagctacatttcaagtcacccagtagagagatcagctgcaaaaaaaatcctgtagggaataatgagtatttaataaatatatgtatataatttgtataattactaataaaatcaaaaataattgaagtactaaaattcttctttaagttcttttcttcttcctgtggtaaagaaaaaaacacatgggttaaaaaagccccaaagccagccataggccggctttgcagtatacaaatacaaaaagaagtgatatctaatcaaaaacagccaagctgtaaaaaaaggtgcggcccacataaaggccatggtgaaaaaagatgtgaaatccaaggtggtggccaagaaatggctgtgatggtaggttaatggttacattttaataacggcaattcaggtgaattttgtgccgcttggtcttggcaccaaattcacctgaattgttgttattaaaatgtaaccattaacctaccatcacagccatttcttggccgccaccttggatttcacatcttttttcaccatggcctttatgggggcagcacctttttttacagcttggctgtttttgattagatagaatATACATCTAaccaaaacactctaatagagcaatcaattctactgtttggataatcaattaaggtttggataatcaagggaaCACTGTACCTACAGTCAGTTTATGTTCCTTGTTTCTTTATTAATACTTTTTGTCAGCTGCTTTAAATGTGTGAAACCCTTTAAATACCAGTACTGCATAAAAAACCACTATGATAAGAGTACGTTATTAGGCTTAAAAAACAAcctattcataatattatagtatggGCAGTCCAGGCACACAAACGTGCTTGCAAACTGTTCGATACCATTGTGAGTGAACATATGTTCACATCTATGACATTACGGTTGTTggcaggggctcaggtgaatgtgaacCCACCAGTATTATTAATAGTTGGAAAGGGTTTAATGATTGAGTTTGTATCATTTATTGTGGTGCTCATAATCATTAGGCTATACCTtctagtaatataatataaactgTTGTTTCCTGTATTATAAAAGTACTTTACTATTCTTCTATATGAAAACAGGATGTGTGAGCACAAACTATACCCTTTCTCATAACAGATCATAATGCAGTATTAGaatagaatatctgcattctgtaacttttattataaagccaattaaatgatTAGCAAGTGCTGGAAGTTGTgtggccatagcataatggcatAAATAGTTGTGTGtctgaaaattttgaaaaagtaggcaaatttctATTATCGAAGGCTCAGTCACATGTATGTTTTCATGATATCCCATGTTATTACAACACAGTTATTTGCATTGTTATATATAATACCTTCTGTATCTAGTAGAAAAGCCATTTTACTTGTAGCAACAGTAATGTCAGATCCATTTGGTAATGTGAAAACTGCTCTACACCGATATCTGTTAGGGAACAAATCAAATGATGAACCATTTGCATCTCTAACAAAGATGCTGTATCCTGGTAATGGACTAAAACTGAACTGACTATCTTGTAATTGAAACTCTTCTGAATCTTTCATGGCACCATCCCACTCAATTCTCATCAGACTCAAATGATCATAAATTTCAGCAAACATGTTAATATGACATTTAAATGCGTATCTTTCTGTATTCTCATATACTGTCAAATTGCCTGGATGCACTGTAAAGTCTTTATTAAAACCTACATTACAACAGAAATAGTAGCTGTAATACGTACTCTTACACGTTTTGAAGTAATGGATTATCAAAAGCATTATGCCAGATTAATAGgcaaaaaaatattttatttaaaatGCATGATGCATATTATACTAATGATGAATAAATTACATATTATTACATAAAGGTTATGTTTCCTGTTTTGTGGCAGCTAATTATTTACAGCTAATAGAAGTTACACTGAGATGCTGTAATATAGCAATTACGTACTGGAATATATACGCATAAGAGTCAAGTAATACtgatatactccaataaaacagtcagctctccagtaaaatttcaagcataattttgagcacagtAATTTAAACAAAGCTCAAAAGCATACACCATAAAGAGTCTAATTGTCAGAATGCCTTGTGGATCAATTGAATGGCTTTAAAGTcatttgtacatactgtattgtacaaaattataCTGTGAGTAGCTAAAAATTTAAAACAATAGTTATGGCAAATTTTGCCTGTTTGACAGTCGTGTGTGTACATAAGCATCAGTGGAAAATAGATGAAAAAGAAATAGAGTCAGAAACTGTTATTAACCCCTTTATGCCTGCACAAAAAGATGGCCACCCCTATGATAGGGCCATGCACTCATTGGACATAGATGGATTTACTAATGAAGTGTCACAAACACCCTTTTAGCTAAATATGGACTGAAATGAAATATCCATGCATTGTGACACATATAACAGGCTTGAAAAGCTCTCATAAGTCTAAaatttatagttattattaattttgttcttTCTCATACAGAATATTACTTCCACAAAGCCAGCCCTTTTAATCTGCATTCACATGCAAAGTAGTAGAGATATCTAATAGGCAGACACCACACATCACTTGCATTGTAGAATGCTGTGTATACCAGTTATCCAGTAACTTTACTCTGTATTGAATGTACAGCAGGCATGTACACAAGAGCCAGGTGTCCAAAATTTATGTAGGGTATCCAACAtcagttgtagctatatagaaATTCCCTATTTATTAAAT
This portion of the Dysidea avara chromosome 12, odDysAvar1.4, whole genome shotgun sequence genome encodes:
- the LOC136241466 gene encoding uncharacterized protein — protein: MKLYDTSYKNGGVYIGAINNIVLPQSGSPVTVKCPVSTTVNSVNWFMYTDETSTVNVFTGNNFDVITPGIYYCEVNEKRGVYRSNSFTVYKIGFNKDFTVHPGNLTVYENTERYAFKCHINMFAEIYDHLSLMRIEWDGAMKDSEEFQLQDSQFSFSPLPGYSIFVRDANGSSFDLFPNRYRCRAVFTLPNGSDITVATSKMAFLLDTEGIW